The following coding sequences are from one Musa acuminata AAA Group cultivar baxijiao chromosome BXJ1-6, Cavendish_Baxijiao_AAA, whole genome shotgun sequence window:
- the LOC135677015 gene encoding MICOS complex subunit MIC10-like has protein sequence MAEEQRQKKAQGFPPPYDLNAKWDACLDLTARRLAYSSLAGAFTALLFFRSPVTRWASVAFGAGLGIGSAYTDCSYIFDGSPPKVSSSKISAIFTGPPPREDDE, from the exons ATGGCGGAAGAACAACGGCAAAAGAAGGCGCAGGGGTTCCCGCCGCCGTACGATCTCAACGCCAAATGGGACGCCTGCCTAGATCTCACCGCGCGGCGGCTCGCGTACTCCTCTCTCGCAGGAGCTTTCACCGCCCTTCTCTTCTTCA GAAGTCCAGTTACCCGATGGGCATCTGTAGCATTTGGTGCGGGGTTGGGTATTGGATCAGCATACACAGATTGCTCATACATATTTGATGGCTCTCCTCCAAAAGTTTCATCTTCAAAAATCTCCGCTATATTTACTGGTCCTCCTCCTCGG GAGGATGATGAATGA